The window TAGCTGGACTGATACTTTAATGGAAACCTGGCGCATAGCCCTTACAAAACCCGTTATTTCGGATATGGATTCACCTTTAGTGGCAAGAGCGGATAATAAAGCAGCCATGTGCACATCACTGGCACTACCACTTACCATTTCCATCATACAATCATAAGCCTCTTTTTCCTCAAGATCCTGTCGGGATACAACCTTTTTTAAACACTCTTCAATCATTTGCATCACTGTTTCCGGGTGGCTGCCTTAAGATCATGACAGAACGTGCTGATCTTATCTAACATCATCTTTTTATCAGGGAGATTCTCAGTTATCAAGTTCAATATGGCACTGGCCACAATGGCCCCATCTGAACCGCTATTTATAACGTTTTGTACGTGTTCAGGTTTAGAAATCCCGAAACCAACCACAATTGGGAGGTCGCTGTGGGTTTTGACCCGTTCCACCAGTTCAACAGTGCTGAATTTAAGATCATCACGTGCTCCGGTGACACCCATAACTGCCACCACATACAAAAACCCGCTACAAATCTGTGATATTTTCGCCAGACGTTCATTACTGGTGGTCTGGGCAACCATGAATATCTGCTGAACTCCATATTTTTCTGAAGCATCAACTGCATCTTGAGCCTCTTCTGGTGGTAAATCAGCAGCAAGAATAGCATTAACCCCACTTTCCTTGGCATTTTGGTAGAATTTGCCTATTCCCATTTTATAAATTAAGTTATAGTAAACCAGAAGTCCTATGGGGATGGAAGTGAACTCCCTTATCATTTTAATAAATTCAAATCCCTTTTCTGTAGTCATTCCGGCATTTAAAGCCCTAATATCTGCAGCCTGAACTGTTGGTCCATCAGCCACCGGGTCACTGAAAGCAAAACCAATCTCCAAGGCGTCTGCTCCATTTTCTACGTAGGTTTTTACAATTTCCAGGGAGGTTTCAAAATCAGGATCCCCGGCAACAATGAAAGGAATGAATGCTCCTTCTTTTTTATCCTTAACCCGCTGAAGCATCTCATCATAACTTTCCACTTCCATCTCACCGGAACTCATATTTCCACCCCCATTTCACGGGCAGCCAGAAACATATCTTTATCTCCACGACCGGAAAGATTAATTACAATGGTTTTACCCTTATTTTTGGGTATATTGGCATATTTAACTGCATAAGCAACCGCGTGAGAACTTTCCAGGGCAGGAATTATGCCTTCATATTTGGAGAGCATCTCAAATGCTTCGAGTGCCTCTTTATTAGTTACAGCATCGTATTTTGCCCGGCCAGTGACTTTTAGGTAGGCATGTTCCGGACCTACTCCAGGATAATCAAGACCAGCAGAGACTGAATGAGCCTCAGCGATCTGCCCATCATAATTTTGAAGGACAAAAGAGAATGAACCATGTAATACTCCCTCTGTACCCTTACACAGGGTTGCTCCGGTTCGATCAGTATCCACTCCATCTCCACCACCTTCAACACCGATAAGTTCCACTTCTTCATCATCCATGAATCCTGAAAATATTCCCATAGAGTTACTTCCACCCCCAACACAGGCAATAACTGTATCTGGAAGTTTACCTTCCTTTTGAAGAATTTCTTCTCTGGTCTCCCTGCCAATAACACTCTGGAAGTGTTTCACCATGGTGGGGTAAGGGTGGGGTCCCATGGTGGAACCTATGAGGTAATGGGTGGTGTCCACACTGGCCACCCAATCACGAAATGCATCATTTATAGCATCTTTAAGGGTTTGTGAACCATTTTCAACGGGCAAAACCTTAGCTCCGGAAAGTTCCATCCGGAAAACATTTAACTTCTGTCGTTCCACATCTTCTGATCCCATGTAAACTTCCACAGGGATCCCCAGAAGAGAACCAACAACTGCTGTGGCTATACCATGCTGCCCAGCACCAGTCTCAGCTATAATTCTCTTTTTACCCATATATTTAGCTAAAAGTCCCTGTCCGAGTGTGTTATTTATTTTATGGGCTCCGGTGTGGAGCATGTCTTCTCTTTTAAGGTATATTTTACATCCTACTTTTTCTGAAAGATTCTTGGCATAATATAAAGCTGTTGGACGTCCAGCGAATTCCCTTAAATAATAATCAAGTTCTTCATTGAACTTTTTATCATCCTTATATTTTAAGAATGCCTCCTCAAGCTCTTCAAGGGCGGGTATTAGGAGTTCTGGCACGAACATTCCTCCATATTTGCCGAATTTCCCATCAGTTATCATAAAATCACCATTATTCCTATTTTTCATTAAATCATATTGTTATCAAATATTTTGGAGTAATTCATTTTATAATGTTTTAATTTTCATTAATTTTTGAATTTTATCAGAATTTTTAACTCCAGGTTCATCTTCTACACCCGAGTTAACATCAAAGAATGTGAATATCTTCGCCAGGGGGTTCCCTTCATTTTTAATTCTTTCAATGTTCATTCCTCCAGCAAGGAAAAGTTCAATATTTTCATTATGAGATTTGGCGATTAGAGCTGCTTCTATCGCAGTATCTGTGGGGATCTGTTTCCCAGTTCCTCCGGTTTTTCCATGAATTTCATAATCAAAAAGCAGGTAATCACAGACATCTGCAAAATCTTCAATCTCTTGTTTTTTAGCAGGATCAATCATTTCAGATATTCCAATCGCTCGTGTAACGGTTAAACGAGAGTTATTATTCTTAATTTCTCCGATTTCATCTGGGGAAAGGGAATGAAGCTGTATATTATTCAAACCTGATTTTTTTATCCTTTCGTTGGCATCTACCATATTTGCAGGTTCAATTACAAGCACTGCCTTGTTTTTATCCATCATGGTAGAGGTTAATTCTTTGATCTGGTCTGTTTCCACCCTTCTTTTGGATCTTTCAATGTTGATGAATCCTATGAGATCTGCACCTGCCTTTTCACAGGTTTCCAGGTCCATTTTGTTTCGTATTCCGCAGATTTTTATCTTCATATCACAGTCACTGCTGCACTATTGGCTATTCTATTGGCCCTGGCATTTTTGGCGGAATAAACCAATTCTCTGACCTTTCCATTGATATTATTGTTTGTCATGATGCTGGTACCCACCAAAAGGGCGTCTGCACCGAAACTGGAAAGTAATTCGACATCTTTGGCATTTTTCACTCCACTTTCTGATACCATGATGGTGTCAGAGGGTACTGACTGTGCTAATTTTTCAGTCCTTCCCAGATCAATGGAAAAATCGTTGAAATCCCTGTTATTTATTCCTATTATTTTTGCACCAGCTTTGGTTGCTAGTTCTATTTCTTCATTATTTTTGCACTCCACCAGAGCGTCCATATCAAGGTAGTGGCATAATTCGATCCCTTCCAGGAGGTTGGGATATAAACTGGCCATCAGGAGAACTGCACTAGCACCGTAGGCTCGAGCTTCATAAATTTGGTAGGGATCCAGTATGAAATCCTTGCGTAGTAAGGGAAGTTTGGTTATTCTGCAGGCCATTTTTAAATTATCAATATTACTTTTAAAGTATGATTCTTCAGTTAAAACTGAAACTGCACTGGCTCCTCCTTCTTCGAATTGGGGAAGAACCTCATCTATCGTAAGAGGACTGATATTTCCCAGAGAGGGGGATGCTGGTTTATATTCGCAGATAATGGAAACATCATCCTCTTTAGTTAAGGATTTTGCAAAATCAGTCCTGAGTTTAACCCGTCTGATATTCTCTTTTAACTCGTTAAGTGGTTGATATTTCATTCTAACCTTAAGGAACCTTTTTCTTTCCTGTATAATATCAGCGAATTTCATGAGACTTCCATCTCCAGGAAATTTTTCATAATGATTTTACCATCATGGGTTCCAATGGATTCTGGGTGGAATTGGAGGCCAAATATGGGATATTCATGGTGTTTTATGGCCATGATCATGCCTTCATCAGTTTCAGCCAGGATATCAACAGATTCTGGTGTGGTATCCCGTTTACATACCAGGGAATGGTATCTGGCAGCTGGAAGAGGACTGCTCACTCCCTGGAACATTCCATTATTTTGATGGATTATTTGAGTTTGTTTTCCGTGCACGGGTTCTGTGCGGATTATTTGGCCACCAAATGCGGTGAAAATTCCCTGATGTCCCAAACACACACCTAACACTGGGATTTTTTTACCTACCTCCAGGATAGTGTCTTTGGAAACTCCGAAATCCCTTTCGTTTTCAGGGTTTCCTGGTCCAGGAGATATGATAATTTGGGATGGTTGGAGTTTTTTTATCTCTTCCACAGTTATTTCGTCATTTCTGTAAACTTGGATGTCTTTTTCAAATTCTCCCACTAGTTGATAAAGATTATAGGTGAAAGAATCGTAGTTATCGATTATTAGTATCATTTTGCTTCACCTGACATGTTAAGTGCGCTTAAAAGTGCCTGAGCTTTGTTTTCACATTCATAATATTCACTGGTGGGAACTGAGTCATGGACTATTCCTGCCCCTGCCTGTATTTTTCCATGGGCACCGTCACATACCAGGGTTCTTATGGTTATGGCAAAATCTGCATTCCCATTTAAACCGAAGTATCCCACTGCACCGGCGTAGGGTCCGCGGGGGATCTGTTCCAGTTGATTAATTATTTCCATAGCCCGGATTTTAGGGGCACCACTTAGGGTACCTGCAGGGAATATGGAGGCAAAGGCATCCACGGCATTTTTACCATTCTGGAGTTTGCCCTGCACCCTAGATACAATATGCTGAACATGGGAGAATTTCTTCACAGTCATATATTCTGGAACATGTACTGTGCCAAATTCACTTACCTTCCCAATATCATTACGGGCCAGATCTACCAGCATCAGATGTTCGGCTCTTTCCTTTTCATCAGCTAAAAGTTCTCGTTCCAGATTTAGATCTTCCTGTGGTGTTTTTCCACGTTTTCGGGTTCCGGCTATTGGATAGGTTTCAACATCCTTTCCTTCCACCCGTACCAGCATTTCCGGACTGGAACCGATTATCTCCCTTTGACCCAGCTTCAAATGGTACATATAGGGTGATGGGTTGATGTTTCGGAGAGTTTCATAAAAAGACAGTTTATCCCCGGAAATTTCATATTCACGGGCATTGGAGATGACACCCTGGAAGATTTCCCCGGCTTTAATTTTATCTTTAGTTTCTAAAACCATATTTTCAAATTTTTCACGGGAAAAATGATGGTTTTTTTCTTTAAAGGATAATTTTTTGTTGTTAAATTCTTCACGGGAAGTTTCTTTGATTTCATCCAGCCGATTTTCTCCAAGGGTTATATATTCACATTTATTCTGAAGCCGGTCAAAGATCACAGCATCCATGAAAAGTCCAAATTCATAATCTGGCATGGTTCCTATTTCCACTTGGACTGGTTCAAAGTATCGCACTGATTCATAGGATACATATCCCACCAATCCCCCGCGGAATCCTTTTTTCTTACTTCCATTTCCAATGATACCTTTAATTTCATCAAAGGGATTTGGAGTTTCAAATTCTAGGGTTTCATCTTCATTCTCGATTTTGAGAATTCCATTCTGGGCCTTGATAATGGCGGTTGGTTTGAAACCTATAACTGAGTATCTGGCCAGACCACCATCACTTTCCATGGACTCTAGAAGGAAACTACTGGGATATTTAGAGTATATTTTTTTGAAAAGTTCGAAAGGAGAGTCAAAATCTATTTGAGTCTTTTGAACTTCTTTATTTTTCAGTTCATATTCGCCAAAAGCATTCACAGCCCTGCATTTTTTCACCATAATTAGTCACTGACACTCATATACTTCATTGTACTATTTAAACCTTTAGAGTATAAAAATGTACATAAAATTAATTATATGGGCACTGCTAAATGGAACATATAGAATGGTGCAGAGCAGTGAAAGTGAAATGATTACTGTGGAAAAATTTAGGTATCATGGATAAAACTTAATTATCATGGAGAAAACCGCATGTGGGACCGTGTAAAACATAAATTCGAAAAATTTCCAGCAAGAATGGGAGTAGCACGTAAAATAGTTGAACTAGGGCTAAGGGTTGGTGAAAATGGCAAAATTTACTGTGGAGACGTGGAAATAACTGACGTAGCCCTAGCACGAGGAGCAGACGTGGATCGCAGATCCATCCGGGCTACAGTAGAAGTGATAATGGATGACCCGGAACTAGCCGCCATTTTCAGCAACATATTCCCAGCCGGAGCCTTACTTAAAAACGTAGCCAACGATCTTGGTTTTGGAGTGGTGGAAGTAGAAGCCCATGCTGGTGCTCCAGGCATACTGGCTAAAGCCACCCAGTTAATATCACAAGAAGGTATAAGTATCAGACAGGCCCATGCAGGGGATCCCGAACTGGAGGAAAACCCAAAACTAACCATAATAACTGAAAAACCAGTTAAAGGGGATATGATCCAGAAATTTCTGGCTATTCAGGGGGTTAAGAGAGTTTCTATTTATTAATCAATCTAAAATGGGTTAAAAAACAAGAAAAACTTTGAAAACTTATGAAGAAGAAAAAATGAAAAATATAAAATAATATTCTTTAATTATGCATTTTTCACGGTTTTAACTTTTCATGCTTCTTCTTCATCCATAATCTTCAGAAGTTCATCCCATGCTTCCAGGGATTCTTGAGCTTCCTGGTCAGATAAAACCTCTATTGCATATCCTGAATGTACCAGGACGTAACGACCCACATCCACATCCTCTACTAGATCCAGTTTAGCTTGTTGCCTGACTCCACCAAAGTCCACAGTGGCTACATTATTATTAATTTCTACAATTTGAGCTGGTGCTGCGATACACATTACGATCACCTTCTAAAAGTTATTTTAAAGAGTTAATATTCGTTTTCGGATTAGTTGGATTAACTTTACCTTGAATTGTATTAAATTAGAAGTGTTTTACTAAGAATTCACCCAAAGTTTAGTTATTTTAATAGATACTCATCACAATATAAATATCTTGGGGAGGAATGGATTTTTTAGTTATGAAATTGATTTCATATTATGTGTAAAGTGATGAGTATGTAAGTGGGATGATGAAATGAAAATGGTGATAATTGGGGGAGGACCAGCAGGCCGCACTGCAGCTACGGAAGCAGCACAACTTGATGCAGAAGTCACATTAATTGAAAGAAAACATATTGGAGGAACTTGCCTTCATGAAGGTTGCATGGTAGTGTGTGGATTGAATGAGGTAGTCCGTTTTCATGAAAACTCTAAAAAATTCCACCAAATGAGTATCATCTCTAATCAACCCCAAGTTGATTATTCCAAAGTGGTCCAGGGGATAAAAAAGGTAATAGGTAAAATAGAACGGGTTTTAAAACATGAAACCAGACAATCAGGGGTAGAAATAGTCCTGGGAGAAGCATCAAAGATCAACGAAGAGACAGTGGAAGTTGATGGGGAAGAATATCCATATGATAAACTCTTAATATCCACAGGTTCTAGACCATTCATCCCGCCTGTCCTGGGAGTGGAGAATGCTTTAACCTACCGGGATGTTTTAAATTTTAAAGAAGTACCTGAAAAACTAAATATCGTGGGTAGTGGTGTAATTGCTGCAGAATTTGCAGGAATATTCTCATCACTGGGAAGCCAGGTTAAAGTATTGTGCCGTGGCAGTTTTTTAAGAAATTTAGATGGTGAAATCAAAAAATATGTATTAGAACATCTGCTTCGTGATGTAGAAATCACAGAAAACGTGCAGGTTAATGAAATAACCAGTGAGGGTGCAATCACTTCTGGTGGGGAAGTAGAAGGGCCGGTATTTTTGGCCACAGGCATGACACCCAACTCAGAAATAGCTGAAAATCTGGTTGAAATCGGATCCAAAGGTCAAATAAGGGTTAATAAACAAATGAAAACCAGTAATTCATCTATTTATGCTGCAGGTGATGTTGTGGGGACGGTTGGCAATACTCCAGTGGCACGTAGGGAGGGTGTTGTTGCAGCGAGAAATGCATGTGAAATATCAGCTACCATGGATTATTCCATCATACCTCAATCCTTAACACTTTACTATCCAGTTAGTTTTCTAAACACTGAAAGTGAATTTAAAAATTTTAAAGATGAATCAGAAGCATTCAATGTTCGTATAAGGGGTTCAGGTGGTCCCGGTTCATTCTGGAATGTTCTGGAGGGGAATACTGGTTTTACCAAAATGTCAGCAAACCTAAAAACCGGTGATATACTCAGTGCATCTTCAATATCACCTTCATCCAGTACCAGCATACCATACCTGGCTAAGATGATTAAAGATGGTTATAAAACATCTGACTTTGATGATTTTATAGAAACACACCCTTCAACAGATGCTATTTATAAATTACTGCATTTTTTGGCAAAATATGGCTAAGTAACATGTTAAATAATAAAAAACAGATTTATCCTGCATAAACCAGAGTGTTTAAGTGTAATGCTCAGAATACGCAAATGATTGTTGTTTATTCATCCCTCAATCCTGCCATATATGATACTGGCTATTTTATCAGAGGCTTGCAGGACATCTTCGCTGTATTTAAGTGCGTTTTCTTTTAGTTTGCCCAGATCAGTTAATGCTTGTTCAGTGACTTTTTCGATATCTTCAAGTTCACTTTCCAGCACAGCTCCTTTGAAAATCGAGGCAAGATTATGATACCTGCCATATTTAACTCCTAAAAGGGCTATAATGGGTAATTGGCATGCAATAGCTTCCTGGATCATCATACCATCATCAGTAAGTACAGCCAGGTCAACGATCTTGTAAAGATCTCTTATCCAGTCAATGTAGCCCAGATAAATAATGTTTTTTTCCTTAAGATATTCCCGATATTTCTCTTCTAAAGGATCTCCAACAACCAGTATATTGGCGTTTACACCACTTTTCCCCAGTTTTGATGCTCCCAATGCCATTTTTTCAAATAAAGTAGAACCAGATGAGAACAAGATGGTGGGACGACTAGAATTAAACTCTTCTGGCAACTTAACAAGGGCTTTATTCTCATCTCCCACAACGATCTCGGGATCAACAGGGGAAAAAGCTTTATGGATCCTTTCATCCTTCAGATCAAGCTGGAAAAGGTTTGACTCAGGTAAAGCCACAGTGGTAGTGATTTTGGTGCATACTTTGGCATCGGCAGGGGTTATTAAGATACCCACTGAGGGTGTGTTGGCCATTTTAGCCCCTAAACATCCAACTACAGCCCCACCTCCAATCACACCCACCACCACATCAGGGTTTACTTTCCTTATGAGGCGAGCAGCTTCAACTGCTGCTTTAGAAGTTCTAACTGCAGCTTTTGCCAGAGTTTTTTTAGTTGCAGCATGACCTCCTGCCTGAGGAATGCTAATTTTATACCAGTTTAAATCATGTTTTTTGAGTAAAAGTCCAGGTGCACTGTGATCTAATGCAAATTCACATTCAACACCATATTTTGATAGGGCATGAGCAATATTGAGGGCGGTGACTGCATCTCCCCCAATTCCTCTTCCAGTAACTATGAATAAAGCCTTCATTTAAACTCCTTTAAGCATAAAATCATTGTTATGTTTGGTAATTATTTCATATTGGCAACATTTCATAATAAATCTTTCCAGAAATTCTTATCTAAGAAATTATAATGAAGACTCTTATTTAATGAAAATTTTCATTGAAAAAAATCCGTATTCCAGATGAACTCGTAGATACCGGATATTGTGTCCACAAATTCCTGATATTGATTCCATATGCCTATGGCAGTTTCAGATATGGCAGTGTTCCCTGAAAGTTTACAAAATGCTATTAACATCTCTTTTTTATCTCTTACAATGAGTTTAATGAATGGAACCGGGAAAAACTTGATTTGGAGAGGTAAACTTTTTAGAATCTCCTGAGTGGGTACTTCAACATCATCAACCCAACATACAGGAGCAGTGAGCATTCTTATGTTAACTCCTTTCTGTAATGGTTTTTCAAGG is drawn from Methanobacterium petrolearium and contains these coding sequences:
- the trpA gene encoding tryptophan synthase subunit alpha, with protein sequence MSSGEMEVESYDEMLQRVKDKKEGAFIPFIVAGDPDFETSLEIVKTYVENGADALEIGFAFSDPVADGPTVQAADIRALNAGMTTEKGFEFIKMIREFTSIPIGLLVYYNLIYKMGIGKFYQNAKESGVNAILAADLPPEEAQDAVDASEKYGVQQIFMVAQTTSNERLAKISQICSGFLYVVAVMGVTGARDDLKFSTVELVERVKTHSDLPIVVGFGISKPEHVQNVINSGSDGAIVASAILNLITENLPDKKMMLDKISTFCHDLKAATRKQ
- the trpB gene encoding tryptophan synthase subunit beta; the encoded protein is MITDGKFGKYGGMFVPELLIPALEELEEAFLKYKDDKKFNEELDYYLREFAGRPTALYYAKNLSEKVGCKIYLKREDMLHTGAHKINNTLGQGLLAKYMGKKRIIAETGAGQHGIATAVVGSLLGIPVEVYMGSEDVERQKLNVFRMELSGAKVLPVENGSQTLKDAINDAFRDWVASVDTTHYLIGSTMGPHPYPTMVKHFQSVIGRETREEILQKEGKLPDTVIACVGGGSNSMGIFSGFMDDEEVELIGVEGGGDGVDTDRTGATLCKGTEGVLHGSFSFVLQNYDGQIAEAHSVSAGLDYPGVGPEHAYLKVTGRAKYDAVTNKEALEAFEMLSKYEGIIPALESSHAVAYAVKYANIPKNKGKTIVINLSGRGDKDMFLAAREMGVEI
- a CDS encoding phosphoribosylanthranilate isomerase; the encoded protein is MKIKICGIRNKMDLETCEKAGADLIGFINIERSKRRVETDQIKELTSTMMDKNKAVLVIEPANMVDANERIKKSGLNNIQLHSLSPDEIGEIKNNNSRLTVTRAIGISEMIDPAKKQEIEDFADVCDYLLFDYEIHGKTGGTGKQIPTDTAIEAALIAKSHNENIELFLAGGMNIERIKNEGNPLAKIFTFFDVNSGVEDEPGVKNSDKIQKLMKIKTL
- a CDS encoding indole-3-glycerol phosphate synthase TrpC; this encodes MKFADIIQERKRFLKVRMKYQPLNELKENIRRVKLRTDFAKSLTKEDDVSIICEYKPASPSLGNISPLTIDEVLPQFEEGGASAVSVLTEESYFKSNIDNLKMACRITKLPLLRKDFILDPYQIYEARAYGASAVLLMASLYPNLLEGIELCHYLDMDALVECKNNEEIELATKAGAKIIGINNRDFNDFSIDLGRTEKLAQSVPSDTIMVSESGVKNAKDVELLSSFGADALLVGTSIMTNNNINGKVRELVYSAKNARANRIANSAAVTVI
- a CDS encoding anthranilate synthase component II, yielding MILIIDNYDSFTYNLYQLVGEFEKDIQVYRNDEITVEEIKKLQPSQIIISPGPGNPENERDFGVSKDTILEVGKKIPVLGVCLGHQGIFTAFGGQIIRTEPVHGKQTQIIHQNNGMFQGVSSPLPAARYHSLVCKRDTTPESVDILAETDEGMIMAIKHHEYPIFGLQFHPESIGTHDGKIIMKNFLEMEVS
- the trpE gene encoding anthranilate synthase component I, whose product is MVKKCRAVNAFGEYELKNKEVQKTQIDFDSPFELFKKIYSKYPSSFLLESMESDGGLARYSVIGFKPTAIIKAQNGILKIENEDETLEFETPNPFDEIKGIIGNGSKKKGFRGGLVGYVSYESVRYFEPVQVEIGTMPDYEFGLFMDAVIFDRLQNKCEYITLGENRLDEIKETSREEFNNKKLSFKEKNHHFSREKFENMVLETKDKIKAGEIFQGVISNAREYEISGDKLSFYETLRNINPSPYMYHLKLGQREIIGSSPEMLVRVEGKDVETYPIAGTRKRGKTPQEDLNLERELLADEKERAEHLMLVDLARNDIGKVSEFGTVHVPEYMTVKKFSHVQHIVSRVQGKLQNGKNAVDAFASIFPAGTLSGAPKIRAMEIINQLEQIPRGPYAGAVGYFGLNGNADFAITIRTLVCDGAHGKIQAGAGIVHDSVPTSEYYECENKAQALLSALNMSGEAK
- a CDS encoding amino acid-binding protein; the encoded protein is MWDRVKHKFEKFPARMGVARKIVELGLRVGENGKIYCGDVEITDVALARGADVDRRSIRATVEVIMDDPELAAIFSNIFPAGALLKNVANDLGFGVVEVEAHAGAPGILAKATQLISQEGISIRQAHAGDPELEENPKLTIITEKPVKGDMIQKFLAIQGVKRVSIY
- a CDS encoding HypC/HybG/HupF family hydrogenase formation chaperone, producing MCIAAPAQIVEINNNVATVDFGGVRQQAKLDLVEDVDVGRYVLVHSGYAIEVLSDQEAQESLEAWDELLKIMDEEEA
- a CDS encoding FAD-dependent oxidoreductase; protein product: MKMVIIGGGPAGRTAATEAAQLDAEVTLIERKHIGGTCLHEGCMVVCGLNEVVRFHENSKKFHQMSIISNQPQVDYSKVVQGIKKVIGKIERVLKHETRQSGVEIVLGEASKINEETVEVDGEEYPYDKLLISTGSRPFIPPVLGVENALTYRDVLNFKEVPEKLNIVGSGVIAAEFAGIFSSLGSQVKVLCRGSFLRNLDGEIKKYVLEHLLRDVEITENVQVNEITSEGAITSGGEVEGPVFLATGMTPNSEIAENLVEIGSKGQIRVNKQMKTSNSSIYAAGDVVGTVGNTPVARREGVVAARNACEISATMDYSIIPQSLTLYYPVSFLNTESEFKNFKDESEAFNVRIRGSGGPGSFWNVLEGNTGFTKMSANLKTGDILSASSISPSSSTSIPYLAKMIKDGYKTSDFDDFIETHPSTDAIYKLLHFLAKYG
- a CDS encoding glycosyltransferase translates to MKALFIVTGRGIGGDAVTALNIAHALSKYGVECEFALDHSAPGLLLKKHDLNWYKISIPQAGGHAATKKTLAKAAVRTSKAAVEAARLIRKVNPDVVVGVIGGGAVVGCLGAKMANTPSVGILITPADAKVCTKITTTVALPESNLFQLDLKDERIHKAFSPVDPEIVVGDENKALVKLPEEFNSSRPTILFSSGSTLFEKMALGASKLGKSGVNANILVVGDPLEEKYREYLKEKNIIYLGYIDWIRDLYKIVDLAVLTDDGMMIQEAIACQLPIIALLGVKYGRYHNLASIFKGAVLESELEDIEKVTEQALTDLGKLKENALKYSEDVLQASDKIASIIYGRIEG